From the genome of Nicotiana sylvestris chromosome 2, ASM39365v2, whole genome shotgun sequence, one region includes:
- the LOC104249960 gene encoding uncharacterized protein — MIRCPCKGCMNTVFKLRVGVRGDLLKKGFFDSYKVWDLHGEVLVRVETSNTAVSDEAKDDSIEEDNITEMIHDACGYTNVEDNNNNSEDNEEPNVHATKFYKLLEDAETEHYPGCKNILKLSFIVKLLHLKCLNHWSNKSMDALLSFFKEVLPEGSFVPNSFYEAKKVLCDLGLGYTKIDACRNDCILYWHDYANVQACPKCGKSRWKSEEHRGKKVAHKILRHFPIKPRLQRLYMARETAKKMRWHKEGNVDDGVLRHPSDSITWKSFDARHPTFSAELRNVRLGLASDGFQPYRNMSFNHSIWPVVLATYNLPPWNCMKNPYFMMTLLILGPKCPGNDIDVYLQPMIEELQELWVGVETYDAHSRSNFLMRVAIMWMINDFPAYENLSGWSTKVKLACPCCHKDTQSTSLRSKLCYMGHRRFLPMDHPWRRSRTLFDGKVEMGVAPNPLTGDEALVQLQALGNVSFGKGQKRKRDVHSNAYNWKKKRIFFQLPYWKSLMLRHNLNVMHIERNVSDNIYQLS, encoded by the coding sequence ATGATTCGGTGTCCTTGTAAAGGGTGTATGAATACTGTGTTCAAGCTAAGGGTTGGTGTAAGAGGAGATTTATTGAAGAAGGGTTTTTTTGATTCTTATAAAGTGTGGGACTTGCATGGAGAAGTGTTAGTTAGAGTTGAAACTTCTAATACTGCAGTTAGTGATGAAGCGAAAGATGATAGCATTGAAGAGGATAATATTACTGAAATGATTCACGATGCTTGTGGATATACGAATGTGgaggataataataataattcagaAGACAATGAAGAGCCAAATGTACATGCAACAAAGTTCTACAAATTGTTAGAAGATGCTGAGACAGAACATTATCCTGGTTGTAAAAACATTTTGAAGTTGTCTTTTATTGTTAAACTACTTCACTTGAAGTGTCTTAACCATTGGAGCAACAAATCAATGGATGCATTATTGAGCTTCTTCAAAGAAGTTCTTCCCGAGGGGTCATTTGTACCTAATTCTTTCTATGAAGCAAAGAAAGTTCTTTGTGACCTCGGCTTAGGGTACACTAAAATAGATGCATGTCGAAATGATTGTATTTTATATTGGCATGATTATGCCAATGTCCAAGCATGTCCTAAGTGTGGTAAGTCTAGATGGAAGTCCGAAGAACACAGAGGCAAGAAAGTAGCTCATAAAATCTTGCGGCATTTTCCAATCAAACCAAGGCTTCAAAGATTGTACATGGCAAGAGAAACAGCTAAAAAAATGAGGTGGCACAAGGAGGGAAATGTTGATGATGGTGTCTTGCGACATCCATCTGACTCAATAACATGGAAATCCTTTGATGCGCGACATCCCACCTTTTCAGCTGAGTTAAGAAATGTTCGATTAGGTTTGGCGAGTGACGGGTTCCAACCTTATAGGAACATGAGTTTTAATCATAGCATTTGGCCCGTCGTACTAGCTACGTATAACTTGCCACCATGGAATTGCATGAAAAATCCATATTTCATGATGACGCTTCTTATTCTGGGCCCCAAGTGTCCAGGCAATGATATTGATGTATATTTACAACCAATGATTGAAGAGTTGCAAGAATTATGGGTCGGGGTGGAGACTTATGATGCACACTCAAGATCTAATTTTTTGATGCGTGTGGCTATCATGTGGATGATCAATGACTTTCCTGCATATGAAAATCTTTCAGGATGGTCAACTAAAGTCAAGCTTGCATGCCCTTGTTGCCATAAAGATACACAATCAACTTCCTTGCGTAGTAAGTTGTGTTATATGGGTCATCGTCGCTTCCTTCCCATGGACCATCCATGGCGGAGAAGTAGGACGTTATTTGATGGGAAAGTTGAAATGGGAGTTGCACCTAACCCTTTAACCGGTGATGAAGCACTTGTGCAATTACAAGCTTTGGGTAATGTGAGTTTTGGTAAAGGACAAAAGAGAAAGCGTGATGTTCATAGCAATGCTTACAattggaagaagaaaagaatCTTTTTCCAATTGCCTTATTGGAAGAGTCTTATGTTACGACATAACCTTAATGTGATGCACATAGAAAGAAATGTGTCCGATAATATTTATCAACTGTCATGA